One region of Permianibacter fluminis genomic DNA includes:
- a CDS encoding type IV pilus biogenesis protein PilM: MRLFGRRSRRSTATALGLILTPQAFALARLSPDADAPRLLHLQHQEFGNLGEFASRLQQLRDKLEWDGQAVVVCLSPELYRLQQADAPNVPPAERNAALAWALRDVIDFPATEAALDSFSPPAVAGRSGPERLFVAVSHKARIKPYVEAILAAGLEIRAIDIPELCARNLLLRLAPPLNSAAVLAPASRGCALYLYHGNELAVSRQLSGIGDLRLLFSGLDNSQAQEQLLLEIQRTLDYYESQIARRPVARLLLPPLPEELNGLLPLLRDNLGVTVAALDLPTLVPMDNPAEQKTLVAGWLAIGAALRREVTDAAD; this comes from the coding sequence TTGCGATTGTTCGGCCGCCGTTCACGCCGCTCGACTGCCACCGCACTCGGGCTGATATTGACGCCGCAAGCTTTTGCCCTCGCCCGGCTCAGTCCCGATGCCGATGCCCCTCGACTGCTGCATCTGCAACATCAGGAGTTTGGCAATCTCGGCGAGTTTGCCAGCCGCCTGCAACAACTCCGTGACAAGCTCGAATGGGATGGACAGGCCGTCGTGGTCTGCCTGTCGCCGGAGCTGTATCGGCTGCAACAGGCCGATGCGCCCAATGTGCCGCCGGCCGAACGCAATGCCGCGCTAGCCTGGGCACTGCGCGACGTGATCGATTTTCCCGCCACCGAAGCCGCGCTCGACAGCTTCTCACCGCCCGCAGTGGCCGGTCGCAGTGGCCCTGAACGGTTGTTTGTCGCGGTCAGCCACAAGGCGCGCATCAAACCGTATGTCGAGGCCATTCTGGCGGCCGGGCTGGAGATTCGCGCCATCGACATTCCGGAACTGTGCGCGCGCAATTTGCTGCTGCGGTTGGCGCCGCCGCTGAATAGCGCTGCAGTCTTGGCGCCCGCCAGTCGCGGCTGCGCGTTGTATCTCTACCACGGCAATGAACTGGCGGTGTCACGGCAACTGTCCGGCATCGGTGATTTGCGTTTGCTGTTCAGTGGACTCGACAACAGCCAGGCGCAGGAACAATTGCTGCTGGAAATTCAGCGCACGCTCGATTACTACGAAAGCCAAATCGCTCGCCGGCCGGTCGCGCGGCTGCTGCTGCCGCCGCTGCCGGAAGAACTGAACGGGTTGTTGCCACTGCTGCGCGACAATCTCGGTGTCACCGTCGCGGCGCTCGATCTGCCGACGCTGGTGCCAATGGACAATCCCGCCGAGCAAAAAACGCTGGTGGCTGGCTGGTTGGCCATCGGTGCCGCCTTGCGACGCGAGGTAACCGATGCAGCAGATTAA
- a CDS encoding glutathione S-transferase family protein: MYQLYGFIGSASLAPRMVLEELGLPYQFVRLDADKGEHKTDAYLKLNPNARVPTLVDGDMVLFESAAICLYLADRHPNSHLVPALTHPARGQLYKWLMFLTNSLQPALIAYFYPDRLSTDPAHGPAIKARAEQNADALYQQIDKALAEHGPYLLGSEFSVADLFLFMLIRWGRWFGQPPVSKYPHLQQLVQFVSERPAVRKTFELEGIPAPYCLLPAKA; this comes from the coding sequence ATGTATCAGCTGTATGGCTTTATCGGCTCGGCCAGCCTGGCCCCGCGTATGGTGCTGGAGGAGCTCGGCCTGCCGTATCAGTTTGTCCGGCTCGATGCCGACAAGGGCGAGCACAAGACCGATGCCTATCTGAAGCTGAATCCGAATGCCCGGGTGCCGACCCTGGTGGATGGCGACATGGTGCTGTTCGAGTCGGCCGCCATCTGCCTGTATCTGGCTGACCGGCATCCGAACAGTCACTTAGTACCGGCATTGACCCATCCTGCCCGCGGCCAGCTGTACAAGTGGCTGATGTTTCTGACCAACAGCCTGCAGCCGGCGCTGATCGCCTATTTCTACCCGGACCGGCTCAGCACCGATCCGGCGCATGGCCCGGCCATCAAGGCCCGAGCCGAGCAGAACGCCGATGCGCTGTATCAGCAGATCGACAAGGCGCTGGCCGAACACGGTCCGTATCTGCTCGGCAGCGAGTTCTCGGTCGCCGATTTGTTCCTGTTCATGCTGATCCGCTGGGGCCGCTGGTTCGGCCAGCCGCCGGTCAGCAAATACCCGCATCTGCAGCAACTGGTGCAGTTCGTCAGCGAGCGGCCGGCCGTGCGCAAGACCTTTGAACTGGAAGGCATTCCGGCGCCTTACTGCCTGTTGCCGGCCAAGGCCTGA
- a CDS encoding response regulator has translation MARLAVSDLSLLVVEPSAIQQKIFLQHLRDAKVHQVEVVGSGAEALAELNRHLPDLLISSYYLPDMTAVELVHQLRQETRFQNLPFMLVSSETRFSMLDPIRQAGVVAILPKPFTADDIVRGLKAGLHYVEPDELQLDSWDVKTLRVLVVDDSALARRHISRVLGDMGISQITTAENGRDGVAKFAAGTFDLVVTDYNMPEMDGQELVTAIRQREDGAYVPILMVTSEQNSTRLDMVAQAGVSALCDKPFEPDSVRQLLRSVLG, from the coding sequence ATGGCGCGCCTTGCGGTATCCGATTTGAGTCTGCTGGTGGTTGAGCCATCGGCCATCCAGCAGAAAATTTTCCTGCAGCATCTGCGCGACGCAAAGGTGCATCAAGTCGAAGTGGTTGGCAGCGGCGCCGAAGCGCTGGCGGAATTGAACCGGCATCTGCCGGATCTGCTGATCAGTTCGTATTACCTGCCGGACATGACCGCCGTCGAGCTGGTGCATCAGCTGCGCCAGGAGACGCGTTTCCAGAATCTGCCGTTCATGCTGGTGTCGAGTGAAACCCGCTTTTCGATGCTCGATCCGATCCGGCAGGCAGGTGTGGTTGCCATCCTGCCCAAACCGTTCACGGCCGACGATATCGTCCGTGGCCTCAAGGCCGGTCTGCATTACGTCGAGCCGGATGAACTGCAGCTCGATTCCTGGGATGTGAAAACGCTGCGGGTGCTGGTGGTGGATGACAGCGCGCTGGCGCGCCGGCACATTTCCCGCGTGCTCGGCGACATGGGCATCAGCCAGATCACGACGGCGGAAAATGGCCGCGATGGGGTCGCCAAATTTGCTGCCGGTACCTTTGATTTGGTGGTCACCGATTACAACATGCCGGAGATGGACGGTCAGGAGTTGGTCACCGCGATACGCCAGCGCGAAGATGGCGCTTATGTGCCGATCCTGATGGTGACCAGCGAGCAGAATTCGACCCGCTTGGACATGGTCGCGCAAGCCGGGGTGTCGGCGCTGTGTGACAAGCCGTTTGAACCGGATTCGGTCCGGCAGCTATTGCGTTCCGTGCTCGGCTGA
- a CDS encoding HlyC/CorC family transporter, with the protein MDNLNTTEILLLLLLLIVVFAAFNAAEFGVMAINRYRLRHLARSGHIAARMTQKMLETPERVIGLILLVMTVLNSAIVAIATYLSVRLFGEDWGVMIATGVISVIMLVFAEAAPKTLGALYPEKVAFPFAYLLKPLLVILWPFVEATSWASNGFLRLLGVKTSAHGHDALSAEELRSVVNEAGTFISRRHQKMLLSILDLEKVTVDDIMVSRHDIFGIDLDMPREEIMPTLLHCQHTRLLVWRGDINNVEGFLHARDALNLVAQDEFSDEDLKQALRQPYFVPVGTPLTTQLLNFQRNRRRIGLVVDEYGDIQGLVTLEDILEEIVGEFTTDIATQINKDTSPTADGHVMVEGGAAIRDLVRSQHWQLPTDGPKTLNGLLLEYLETLPTSGTCVRLYGYPMEIVQVKDNMIKAVKVMPSLYRDDSANG; encoded by the coding sequence GTGGATAATTTAAATACCACCGAAATCCTGCTGTTGCTGTTGTTACTGATCGTGGTTTTTGCCGCGTTCAACGCCGCAGAATTCGGCGTCATGGCGATCAACCGCTATCGCCTGCGCCATCTCGCCCGCAGCGGTCATATTGCCGCCCGCATGACCCAGAAGATGCTGGAGACGCCGGAGCGCGTCATCGGTCTGATTCTGCTGGTGATGACCGTGCTGAACTCGGCGATTGTCGCGATTGCCACCTATCTGTCGGTGCGCCTGTTTGGCGAGGACTGGGGCGTGATGATCGCCACCGGCGTTATCTCCGTCATCATGCTGGTGTTTGCCGAGGCAGCGCCGAAAACGCTGGGCGCGCTGTATCCGGAAAAGGTCGCGTTTCCGTTCGCTTACCTCCTGAAACCACTGCTCGTCATCCTGTGGCCATTTGTCGAAGCAACCAGCTGGGCCTCGAACGGGTTTCTGCGGCTGCTCGGCGTCAAGACCAGCGCGCACGGCCACGATGCCCTGAGCGCAGAAGAGCTGCGCTCGGTGGTCAACGAAGCCGGCACCTTTATCTCGCGCCGGCACCAGAAAATGCTGCTCAGCATTCTGGATCTGGAAAAAGTCACGGTCGATGACATCATGGTGTCGCGGCATGACATTTTCGGCATTGATCTGGACATGCCACGCGAAGAAATCATGCCGACTTTACTGCATTGCCAGCACACCCGTCTGCTGGTCTGGCGCGGTGACATCAACAACGTCGAGGGCTTTTTGCACGCCCGTGACGCGCTGAATCTGGTGGCCCAGGACGAGTTCAGCGATGAAGACTTGAAACAGGCGCTGCGCCAGCCCTACTTTGTCCCGGTAGGCACGCCGCTGACCACCCAATTGCTGAATTTCCAGCGCAATCGCCGCCGGATTGGCCTGGTCGTTGATGAGTACGGCGACATTCAGGGGCTGGTCACGCTGGAAGATATTCTGGAAGAAATCGTCGGCGAATTTACCACCGACATCGCGACCCAGATCAACAAGGACACTTCGCCAACCGCAGACGGTCATGTCATGGTCGAAGGTGGCGCTGCCATTCGCGATCTGGTCCGCAGCCAGCACTGGCAATTGCCGACCGACGGCCCGAAAACACTGAACGGTTTGTTGCTGGAATACCTGGAAACGCTGCCAACGTCCGGCACCTGTGTCCGGCTGTACGGTTACCCGATGGAGATCGTGCAGGTCAAGGACAACATGATCAAAGCCGTGAAGGTGATGCCGTCGCTGTATCGCGATGACAGCGCAAACGGTTGA
- a CDS encoding cytochrome C assembly family protein — translation MNALLLLAVLTALFYLLQAGWMFHQLRHGVRLGHRVLMLALLPALLQAVLLHLVIDTPTGQNLGFLPIAAMVSWLIVLLLMIPGEQLATPLLLFALPLAAAFSLALPLMPADHVRQLAGAWPSLVHIFSALLAYSLLMVAAVQALLLWWLEQKLRHAPMQVSPLLPPLQLQESFLFRVISTGFGLLTLALLIAVIGMPDLFASQPLHKPVFAVLSWLVFAVLLFGRWQRGWRGRIAVRWTLVGFALLALSYAGTRIVLEYVLHRG, via the coding sequence TTGAACGCCTTACTCTTGCTTGCCGTACTGACTGCGCTGTTTTATCTGTTGCAGGCCGGCTGGATGTTTCACCAGCTGCGTCACGGGGTTCGACTCGGTCATCGGGTGCTGATGCTGGCGTTGCTGCCCGCCCTGTTGCAGGCGGTGCTGCTGCATCTGGTCATCGACACACCCACCGGGCAAAACCTCGGCTTTCTGCCCATCGCCGCCATGGTCAGCTGGCTGATCGTGCTGCTGCTGATGATCCCCGGCGAACAACTGGCGACACCGCTGCTGCTGTTTGCCTTGCCGCTGGCCGCCGCCTTCTCGCTGGCACTGCCGCTGATGCCGGCGGATCACGTCCGGCAACTCGCCGGCGCCTGGCCAAGTCTGGTGCATATTTTTTCCGCCCTGCTCGCCTACAGCCTGCTGATGGTCGCTGCAGTGCAGGCACTGCTGCTGTGGTGGCTGGAGCAAAAACTGCGGCATGCGCCGATGCAGGTGTCGCCGCTGCTGCCGCCCTTGCAATTGCAGGAAAGTTTTCTGTTTCGGGTGATCAGCACCGGCTTTGGTTTGCTGACGCTGGCGCTGCTGATTGCCGTCATCGGCATGCCGGATCTGTTCGCCAGCCAGCCGCTGCACAAACCGGTATTTGCCGTGCTGTCATGGTTGGTCTTTGCGGTGTTGCTGTTCGGCCGCTGGCAGCGTGGCTGGCGAGGTCGCATCGCGGTGCGCTGGACTTTGGTCGGTTTTGCCTTGCTGGCGCTGTCGTATGCTGGCACCCGTATCGTGTTGGAATATGTGCTGCACCGCGGCTGA
- a CDS encoding endo alpha-1,4 polygalactosaminidase, whose amino-acid sequence MALLSVLASAPAAALEAQDIAFYYGTRPPVDALRHYDQVVVQPNQLLPDEAAALLASGPRIFAYVSVGEVARNSVDLARIDQGWVIGNNSTWNSLVMDLAGAGWREFLLREHFTPLWQQGYRAFFLDTMDSYLLAAKDGAPRQRQEDGMVALLAEIKQRFPGVQLIFNRGFELLDRDARYADGILAESLFQGYDPVAKKHGPTPEANRTWLISQLRRARDQFGIPVTVIDYVDPGDWTTAEATARKILELGFMPWVANGDLTWLGQGRIRHVPRTLLALIDGGGDSAGEGQLDSPLFKHLALPLEYEGYALDYLNIEQDQLPGEPLLGRYAGVVSWLGERSSGQQAGVCARLQPEVKVGLPVAFFGSLPAGAACQQLLGYQQNGRAAGTGLRISAQDPAIGKLGTAPALRQWGLPDVRVGNSNQTWLQLTDAGGNQFDPIQIGSFGGLALQPYVMQYGADGSASWLLDPFTFLRAALRLPVQPAFELSTDNGRRIGLIDIRGDRLATPTDNGERAAGKLQELLSKTSLPATLALIEAEFDAPGLTDSEQAQRQAALKPLLELPQLELAAHTYSHPYFWPVFDGQRDYSALAHLYSVQIPNYAADLPREIAKPFDWLNGLHRETSSRWFGNAASTRNAALLIWSGDGKPGPAALATAQRAGVGHYGGGGIDWRFGPLKLAQLAPAARPTRWGTQVLTPLIDENSFARLWYGEALNYRKVLDWNRQLGGGNNGLVGARRLKPWSLSFHADAVLRPAGSALLHELLTVQAQEPLNHLWLSEYAQRVQAFQHASLARDLDGHWRVQGNGLHSLRIPASMGWPAANVALAGGHEDSTGRYLQLGADQAILRFNGKTPESLLLVDASAPLSSWSHGDDNDIRFRFSPRASVQFRIRLPRSCQLQQHGKTLKARSENPRADTARTQTSAAVNSNRSEGLSSYDLRGDAALAEVQLVCPR is encoded by the coding sequence ATGGCACTGCTGTCGGTGCTGGCGAGCGCGCCGGCCGCGGCACTGGAAGCGCAGGATATTGCGTTCTACTACGGTACCCGGCCGCCGGTTGATGCGCTGCGCCATTACGATCAGGTTGTCGTTCAGCCCAATCAGTTGCTGCCAGATGAAGCGGCGGCGCTCCTCGCCAGCGGGCCGCGCATTTTCGCCTATGTCTCGGTCGGCGAGGTGGCGCGCAACTCGGTGGATCTGGCCCGCATCGATCAGGGCTGGGTGATCGGCAACAACAGCACCTGGAACAGCCTGGTGATGGATCTGGCCGGTGCGGGCTGGCGCGAATTTCTGTTGCGCGAGCATTTCACGCCGCTCTGGCAGCAGGGTTATCGGGCCTTCTTTCTCGACACCATGGACAGCTACCTGCTGGCGGCCAAAGACGGCGCGCCGCGCCAGCGTCAGGAAGACGGCATGGTGGCGCTGCTGGCCGAAATCAAACAGCGTTTCCCCGGCGTACAGCTGATTTTCAACCGCGGTTTTGAATTGCTGGATCGCGATGCCCGTTATGCCGACGGCATTCTGGCCGAGTCGCTGTTTCAGGGTTATGACCCGGTCGCGAAAAAGCACGGCCCGACACCGGAAGCCAATCGGACCTGGCTTATCAGCCAGCTGCGCCGGGCCCGTGATCAGTTCGGTATTCCGGTCACTGTCATCGATTACGTCGATCCGGGCGACTGGACCACCGCCGAAGCCACGGCGCGCAAGATTCTCGAACTGGGTTTCATGCCCTGGGTGGCCAACGGCGACTTGACCTGGCTTGGTCAGGGCCGCATCCGGCATGTGCCGCGCACCTTGTTGGCACTCATCGATGGTGGTGGCGACAGCGCCGGCGAAGGTCAGCTCGACAGCCCACTGTTCAAACATCTGGCCTTGCCGCTCGAGTACGAAGGTTACGCACTCGACTACCTGAATATCGAACAGGACCAGTTGCCGGGTGAGCCGCTGTTGGGCCGTTACGCGGGCGTGGTCAGCTGGCTCGGCGAGCGTTCCAGCGGCCAGCAGGCCGGGGTCTGCGCGCGCCTGCAGCCGGAAGTCAAAGTCGGTTTGCCGGTGGCGTTCTTCGGCAGTTTGCCGGCCGGGGCGGCGTGTCAGCAGTTGCTGGGCTATCAGCAGAACGGTCGCGCCGCCGGCACCGGTTTGCGCATCAGCGCGCAAGATCCGGCCATCGGCAAATTGGGCACGGCACCGGCGCTGCGGCAATGGGGTTTGCCGGACGTTCGGGTCGGCAACAGCAACCAGACCTGGCTGCAACTGACCGATGCCGGCGGCAACCAGTTTGATCCGATTCAGATCGGCAGTTTCGGTGGCCTCGCACTGCAACCCTATGTCATGCAATACGGTGCCGATGGCAGTGCCAGCTGGTTGCTGGATCCGTTTACGTTTTTGCGGGCCGCGCTGCGCTTGCCGGTGCAGCCGGCCTTTGAACTCAGCACCGACAATGGTCGCCGCATCGGTTTGATCGACATCCGTGGTGATCGCTTGGCCACGCCGACTGACAACGGTGAACGTGCCGCCGGCAAACTGCAGGAACTGCTGAGCAAAACGTCGTTGCCGGCGACGCTGGCCTTGATTGAGGCCGAATTCGACGCGCCGGGTTTGACCGACAGTGAACAGGCGCAGCGGCAAGCCGCGTTGAAACCGCTGCTGGAGTTGCCGCAGCTGGAACTGGCCGCCCACACCTATTCGCATCCGTATTTCTGGCCGGTGTTTGATGGCCAGCGCGATTACAGCGCGCTGGCGCATTTGTACAGCGTGCAGATTCCGAATTACGCCGCCGATTTGCCGCGCGAAATTGCCAAGCCGTTCGACTGGCTCAATGGCCTGCATCGGGAGACATCGAGTCGTTGGTTCGGCAATGCCGCGAGTACCCGCAATGCCGCGCTGCTGATCTGGTCCGGCGATGGCAAACCCGGGCCGGCGGCGCTCGCCACAGCGCAGCGCGCCGGTGTTGGTCATTACGGTGGCGGCGGCATTGACTGGCGATTCGGACCGCTGAAACTGGCGCAACTGGCGCCGGCAGCGCGGCCCACACGCTGGGGCACGCAAGTGCTGACGCCGCTGATAGACGAGAACAGTTTTGCCCGGCTCTGGTATGGCGAGGCGCTGAATTATCGCAAAGTGCTGGACTGGAACCGGCAGCTCGGCGGTGGCAACAACGGTTTGGTGGGCGCGCGCCGGCTGAAGCCCTGGTCGCTGAGTTTTCACGCCGATGCCGTGCTGCGGCCAGCGGGCAGCGCGCTGTTGCACGAGTTGTTGACCGTGCAGGCGCAGGAGCCGTTGAATCATCTTTGGTTAAGCGAGTACGCGCAGCGGGTGCAGGCATTTCAGCACGCGAGTCTGGCGCGCGATCTCGATGGTCATTGGCGGGTCCAGGGCAATGGCCTGCACAGCCTGCGCATTCCGGCCAGCATGGGCTGGCCTGCCGCCAATGTGGCACTGGCTGGCGGCCACGAAGACAGCACTGGCCGCTATCTGCAACTCGGTGCGGATCAGGCGATCCTGCGTTTCAACGGCAAGACGCCGGAGTCGCTGTTGCTGGTCGATGCCAGTGCGCCGCTGAGCAGCTGGAGTCATGGCGATGACAACGACATCCGGTTTCGTTTTTCGCCGCGCGCCAGTGTCCAGTTCCGGATTCGCTTGCCGCGCAGTTGCCAATTGCAGCAGCACGGCAAAACGCTGAAAGCGCGCAGCGAAAATCCGCGCGCGGATACCGCTCGAACACAAACGTCGGCGGCCGTGAACAGCAATCGCAGTGAAGGGCTCAGCAGTTATGACTTGCGCGGTGATGCCGCGCTGGCGGAGGTTCAGCTTGTCTGCCCCCGCTAA
- a CDS encoding tetratricopeptide repeat protein, producing the protein MSAPANRPNAGLRGERESLLNTPALLIMSAVVVIALYVLFPRQPAFRDPQNLRASDALSIAYLRVLVRSDPDNIPLRLSFVQLLTEAGANDEATEALAPLLVKAPPEHAFEIGLAKTRLQLQLLFLAPAAESAQALRTDIGRGFDQLLPLAQKVSEQDLLLVEARKFGDPRVLAALYESLLARVDSSGPRRGRLLSETAALHLAANQPGEAARRWQQAFALLVDADEQRNVALSSLRAFLAAGEPAQALTAAKRFLHKRTADAELLALAADIAQQNGDDGQALSWLYALRPLQPEDPQLTERLLALELALGDLPAALPLARELTTDVIAGSPRQWLLARAFDWNGLQAESLPHWFALAMTAPDEESETRAFELAVALNDDDKVVQLVEAAALRRPLRGNEAAAYVSSGLRTQEPTRLVATLQNYLQQIDAGSTANGGAKPAPDRAAWVALARVQQARGEPLAALQAWQRAEQLAPLKPTERLAIAQAYWRSGQAEPALNSLLPLSSAPPAGQEARYWRLLAEIAWSLERSNVTRTAYQQLLARFAADDKQAIDRLLQLAEQSGDVAATERQALYGWSRLRSREYFVELLELAHQAGDNARLDQLLADAEQQQSRFAKEPRYWQYRAERAMSRGDIVLGKSSLEKLAALRANDPEVIEAQLWALLAESPASNPAIYLLIERYAGLAAGDPVLAEAMAAAEQTLGRPAEAAVWYLQTLPARKRDLPWLLTVADNLEWLGCTVTANQFRLRSLQQLQVQPVPFPAVAHPARLADYFYGRKFFARDLEEVLPEAEDFRDLIEQWQLQTGLDNARQFALHWQQKRLTLSAWEDLADEWQEQNGQEMAKMIQALSAELQLAPEGPLSSNVLPLSLNDVAARARRFGAGRSGSLPAPDPTRELPICRQTLEQFSALALPLPVLAVPRPAVAATTNASTNETFNATSTATTITATTAARSAATTISVATTTPTATQTTAQTTTQTTTPTTVKP; encoded by the coding sequence TTGTCTGCCCCCGCTAACCGTCCCAATGCCGGTTTGCGCGGCGAACGCGAGTCGCTGCTGAACACGCCGGCCCTGCTGATCATGTCGGCGGTGGTGGTCATCGCGCTGTATGTGTTGTTTCCGCGCCAGCCCGCTTTTCGTGATCCGCAGAACCTGCGCGCCAGCGACGCCTTGTCCATTGCCTACCTGCGGGTGCTGGTGCGTTCCGACCCAGACAACATTCCCCTGAGGCTGTCTTTTGTTCAGCTGTTGACCGAAGCCGGTGCCAACGATGAAGCGACCGAAGCGTTGGCACCACTGTTGGTCAAGGCGCCGCCCGAGCACGCATTTGAAATCGGTTTGGCAAAGACCCGGCTGCAATTGCAGTTGCTGTTTCTGGCGCCCGCAGCGGAGTCGGCGCAAGCCTTGCGCACTGATATTGGTCGCGGCTTTGATCAGTTGCTGCCGTTGGCGCAGAAAGTCAGCGAGCAGGATTTACTGCTGGTAGAAGCGCGCAAATTTGGCGATCCGCGGGTGCTGGCGGCGCTCTATGAATCCCTGCTGGCACGCGTTGACAGCAGCGGACCGCGGCGCGGTCGGCTGCTCAGCGAAACCGCCGCGCTGCATCTGGCCGCCAATCAACCGGGTGAAGCGGCACGGCGTTGGCAGCAGGCGTTTGCCTTGCTGGTCGACGCTGACGAGCAGCGCAACGTGGCGCTGTCATCACTGCGGGCATTTCTGGCAGCCGGCGAACCGGCGCAAGCGCTGACGGCAGCGAAACGGTTTTTGCACAAGCGGACAGCCGATGCCGAGTTGTTGGCGTTGGCGGCCGATATCGCCCAGCAAAATGGTGACGATGGCCAGGCCCTCAGCTGGTTGTATGCCTTGCGACCGTTGCAGCCGGAAGATCCGCAACTGACCGAGCGGCTGTTGGCACTGGAACTCGCGCTTGGCGATTTGCCGGCAGCGCTGCCGCTGGCGCGCGAGCTGACTACCGATGTTATCGCCGGTTCGCCGCGTCAGTGGTTGTTGGCGCGTGCATTCGACTGGAATGGTCTGCAGGCGGAAAGCCTCCCGCATTGGTTTGCGCTGGCCATGACCGCGCCGGATGAAGAAAGTGAAACGCGCGCCTTTGAGCTCGCTGTTGCGCTCAATGACGACGACAAGGTGGTGCAATTGGTCGAGGCAGCGGCGCTGCGGCGACCACTGCGTGGCAACGAAGCGGCTGCCTATGTCAGCAGTGGGTTGCGCACGCAGGAGCCGACCCGGTTGGTCGCAACCTTGCAAAACTATCTGCAACAGATTGATGCCGGCAGCACGGCAAACGGCGGCGCGAAACCGGCACCGGATCGCGCGGCCTGGGTGGCGCTGGCACGCGTGCAACAGGCGCGCGGGGAACCGCTGGCTGCCCTGCAAGCCTGGCAGCGCGCCGAACAACTGGCGCCGCTGAAACCGACAGAACGTTTGGCCATCGCGCAGGCGTATTGGCGCAGCGGCCAAGCCGAGCCGGCACTGAACAGTTTGTTGCCATTGTCATCGGCACCACCCGCGGGCCAGGAAGCGCGCTACTGGCGCTTGCTCGCCGAGATTGCCTGGTCGCTGGAACGCAGCAACGTCACTCGCACCGCCTATCAGCAATTGCTGGCGCGCTTTGCTGCCGATGACAAGCAAGCGATTGATCGGCTGCTGCAATTGGCCGAGCAAAGCGGTGATGTGGCGGCGACCGAGCGTCAGGCACTCTACGGCTGGAGCCGACTGCGCAGCCGGGAATATTTTGTCGAGCTGCTGGAGTTGGCGCATCAAGCCGGTGATAACGCCCGGCTCGATCAATTGCTGGCCGATGCCGAGCAACAACAAAGCCGTTTCGCCAAGGAGCCCCGTTACTGGCAATACCGGGCCGAGCGGGCGATGAGCCGTGGTGACATCGTGCTCGGCAAATCGTCGCTGGAAAAACTGGCCGCGCTGCGGGCCAATGATCCGGAAGTCATTGAGGCCCAGTTGTGGGCGCTGCTGGCAGAATCGCCCGCCAGCAACCCGGCCATTTATCTGCTGATTGAGCGCTACGCCGGGCTGGCCGCTGGCGATCCGGTGCTGGCCGAAGCCATGGCGGCGGCCGAACAAACCTTGGGCCGACCGGCAGAAGCGGCGGTGTGGTATCTGCAAACCCTGCCGGCACGAAAACGCGATTTGCCGTGGCTGTTGACCGTTGCCGACAACCTGGAGTGGCTCGGCTGCACCGTTACCGCCAATCAATTCCGCTTGCGCAGTTTGCAGCAGTTGCAAGTGCAACCGGTGCCGTTCCCGGCCGTGGCGCATCCGGCCCGTTTGGCGGACTATTTCTATGGCCGGAAATTCTTTGCCCGCGATCTGGAAGAGGTGTTGCCGGAAGCCGAGGATTTTCGCGACCTGATTGAACAGTGGCAATTGCAAACCGGGCTCGACAATGCCCGCCAGTTTGCCTTGCACTGGCAGCAGAAACGCTTGACCCTTTCCGCGTGGGAAGATCTGGCAGACGAGTGGCAGGAACAGAACGGTCAGGAAATGGCCAAGATGATTCAGGCGCTCAGTGCCGAATTGCAGCTGGCGCCGGAAGGCCCATTGTCGAGCAATGTCTTGCCGCTCAGTTTGAATGACGTCGCGGCGCGCGCCCGGCGTTTCGGTGCCGGCCGCAGCGGTTCGTTGCCGGCGCCGGACCCGACGCGGGAATTGCCGATATGCCGGCAAACGCTGGAGCAGTTCTCGGCCTTGGCACTGCCTCTGCCAGTGCTGGCGGTGCCAAGGCCTGCTGTTGCCGCAACGACAAATGCATCGACAAATGAAACGTTTAATGCGACGTCTACTGCAACAACAATCACAGCGACAACTGCAGCCAGATCAGCCGCTACAACGATATCTGTTGCAACAACAACACCAACAGCAACACAAACCACAGCACAAACAACAACTCAAACAACAACGCCAACAACGGTGAAACCATGA